CCTCCAGTTCGGCGGGGATGGCGGAGAGGAAGCTCCGCAGGGTCACGATGGTGAACGGGAGCGTGATCATGAAGTAGACGAGGGTCAGGGTCGTGAGCCGGTCGAGCATGTCGGTGTCGCGGGCGATGACGTACATCGGGATCAGCAGCGCCTCCCAGGGGGCGACCTGCGCGACGAACACCATGAGGACGAAGCCCCGCCGGCCTCTCCAGCGCATCCGGGCCACCGCGAACGCCGCGCCGAGGGCGACGACGAGGGCCAGCAGCACGCAGCCGGTGGTGACGAGGAGGCTGTTGCGCCAGAACGACCAGAAGCCGTCGGCCGTCACCGCGTCGGAGAAGTGCTCCAGCGTCAGCGAGGTGGGCAGGAACACGGGTGTCTCGGCCTGGATGTCCGAGGTCGGCTTGAACGCGGTGAGGATCATCCAGTAGACGGGGAAGACGCTCAAGCCGAAGACGACCAGCGCCCCGGCCTTCAGGGGCAGCCCGCGCAGGACCACGCGGACGGGACGGGCGCTCACAGCTCGGCCTCCTGACGGAACATCTGGCGGAAGTAGAGGATCAGCGCGCCGATCAGGACCAGCACCGTCAGGGTCGCCGCCGCGGCCCCGAGGTCGTAGCGGTGCAGGGACTGGGCGACCTGGTAGGCGTAGACGGGCAGGGTGGTGGTCGCGCCGCTCGGCCCGCCCTTGGTGACCGCCCAGATCTGCGCGAAGCACCGGAAGACCCAGATGACTTCCAGACTCAGCACCAGACCGAAGATCGGCCGCAGGACCGGCAGGGTGACGGAGCGGAAGATCCGCCAGCCGCCGGCCCCGTCGATCCGGGCGGACTCGAAGAGTTCGGCCGGGACCGTGGTCAGCGCGGAGTGCAGGGTGATGGCGACGAACGGCACCGACTGCCACACCACGAGCAGCACCAGGACGGTGAAGGCGGCCGTACCGTGCGCGAACCAGGAGTAGTCCTGGAAGGAGTCGAACCCCAGCCGGACCAGCACCCAGTTGACCACTCCGAGCCGGGAGGAGAAGAGCCACTGGAAGACCGTGGTGGTGGCGATCACCGGACTCGCCCAGGCGAGCACCAGCCCCACGAGGACCAGGGTCCGCATCCGCTTGCCGAGCCGTTGCAGCATCAGCGCGACGCCCGTGCCGATCACCATGATGAGCGTGACGTTGACCGTGGTCCACCAGAGGGTGCGCCGCGCCACCTGCCAGAACTCACCGTCCCGCAGGATCGCCGAGTAGTTCCCCAGGCCCGCGAAGTCCGCGTTCCCGCGGATCAGTTCCGCCATGCCGTAGTGCTGGAAGGAGATCAGCAGGTTGCGGGCGAGGGGATAGGCCAGCAGGAAGGCGAACCCGATCACGGTGGGCGCGATCAGCAGATACGGCCACAGGGTGGCCGGCACGCCGGCGCGACGTCCGCCCCGCCCGCGGGCCCGGGAAGCGTCCATAGGGGCGGTGGGGCCGGCCGGTACGGTCTTCGCCGTTTCGAGCCGGTCCGCGGTCCGCGTCACGCGCCCGCCCCCTCGATCGGTGTCCGGCTCACGGGTTGAGGGTCTTGCTGATGGCGTCGGACGCGGTCTTCGCCGCCTTCGCCGGGTCGGTCCCGGTGAGCACGGCCGTCATGTACTCCTTGACCGGGTTGGTCGCCTCGACGGCGGCCCACTCGGGGGAGTTGGGCGTGGCGCGCCCCTGCGCGGCGGCGGCAGCCATCGCCGCGTCGCCCTCGTCGTCCTTGAGCACACCGGCCAGGGACGTCCGGTTGGGCACGTAGCTCATGGTGCGGGCGAGTTCGGTCTGCTCCTTCTCCCCGGCGAGCGCCGCGATCACCTCGTACGCGGCCTTCTGGTGTGCCGAGGCGACCGGGACGATGAGGTCGGAGCCGCCGGTGAAGGTCGCCCCCGGCTTCCCGGCCGTCTTGCCGGGGATCGGGAAGAAGCCGAGCTTGCCCGCGAGCGCCGGGTTCGCCTGCTCCACGATCTTCGCGCCACCGGGCACGGCGATGATCTGGGCGACGTCGCCCTTGGCGAAGACGTCCGCCTGGGGAGGCTTGGCCTCGTCGGAGTCCTTGGGCCCCTTGCCCAGAGCCTGGAGCCGCTTGTAGAACTCCATGCCCTTGAGCGCCTCGGGACTGTCGAGCGCGCCCCGCCAGGTGTTGCCGTCCTTCACCGCCAGCTCGCCGCCCTCCTCCCACACGAAGCCGGCCAGGGTGTACCAGTTCTGCCCGGGGAGGTAGATGCCCTGGGTGCCGCCCATGTCGAGCTTGCCGGTGGTCTCCAGCCACTCCTCGCGGGTCGTGGGCGGCGCGGTGACGCCGGCCTTCGCGAAGAGGTCCTTGTTGTAGATCACCACGCGGTTCGCCGCGTACCAGGGGATGCCGTACTGCTTCCCGTCGACCTTCCCCGGCTCGGCGAGGCCGGGCAGCCAGTCGGCCCCCTGCAAATCCGACACCTTGTCGCTGAGATCGAGCACGCCGCCGCTCTGTGCGTACTGCGCGACCTGGGTGTTCCCCACCTCCAGCACGTCCGGGGCGTCCTTGCTGGCGAGCGCGGCGGTGATCTTCTCGCCGATCCCGTCCCACTCCTGTATCTGGATGTCCAGGTCGGTTCCCTGGTGCTGGGTCTCGAAGTCCTTCTCGAACCGCTGGAGATAGGCGTCGGAGACGCTGTCCTTCATGATCCACACGGTGAGCGTGGCGGGTCCGTCCGACTGGTCGGACCCGGACGAGGAGCTGTCGCACGCGGTGAGCGCGCAGGTGGCCGCCAGGGCGACCGCGGTCGGGATGAAGCGGATCTTCACTGGATTCACCTCGAATGGGAGTTGACCAATTGGTCAACTGGGCAACGGCGTGGCTAGAAGGTGGCATAGACCAGTGATGACGTCAACCCTCGAAGTAATAAGGGCAGTTGGGTGCGTTGTAGACTCCGGGGTGCTCCATTCATCACTTACCACCGAACCAGTTGCCGACGAAGAGGCGGAAAGGTCAGATCCATGCAGAACAGCTCCTCAGGCTCAGGTGGCGTACTCAAACGGGAGCGGGTCCGTGAGCACCTCCTCGGTCTGATCGAGGTGCGGCGGCCCGGGGACGCCATCCCCTCGGAGCGCACGCTCAGCGCGGAACTCGGTGTGTCCCGCCCCACGTTGCGGGCGGCGGTGGACGAACTCGTCGCCACCGGGCAGCTCGTACGGGAGCACGGGCGCGGCATGTTCGTGGCCCCGGCCAAGATCACCCAGGAACTCGTCTCGGACGACGCGGCCTTCGTGGTGCCCCGGGCGGCCGGTACCTGGTCCAGCAGACTCCTGCAGCTCGACACGATCCGTGCCGGAGCGCGCATCGGCCGCAAGCTGCGGGTGTCACCCGCCGCCGAGGTGCTCTACATAGCCCGCCTGCGGCTGGTCGACGGCTCGCCGATGGCGATCGAGCACCTGCACATCCCGGCGGAGCTCGTCCCCTCCCTCACCCCGCAGGAGCTGGAGGCGGGGGACCTCTACGACCACCTGCGCGAGCACCACCACGTCCACGTCGACCAGGCGGTCCAGTCCATCGAGCCGACCGTCATCAACGAGGCCGAGGCCGCGGTCCTCGACATGCCGGTACTCTCGCCCGCCCTGCTGATCGAGCGACTCACCACCGACACGGCGGGCCGGCCCGTCGAGTACGTGCACTCCCTCTACCGGGGCGACCGCTACCGGATCGTCTCCCGGCTGGCGCTGGGGACCTCCGCCCCGCGTCCGGGGTCCGAGGGGCACCATCCGGGAATCCCTCCGGGGGACTTCGCGCACGGAGACATCATCACCTCGTCCACGACGGGGGACGCCCACTGAGCCCGCCGGGTGTTCCGGCACGGCAGGGGCGGGCGGGGGTGGCGGGACGCACCTGTAAGCCATTCAGGGGCGCGCGTTGTATCCACTCGCTCACCCTGCGTGGCGTCGGCGGTTGATCGCCCATAGCTTCGGCTCATGAGAACAAAACACATGAAATGCCTGGCGGGCGTCACGGCCGTCACGGCAACCGTCCTGGGGCTCTCGGCCGTTCCCACGGCAGCGTCCGGACACCACGAACACGTGGTGCACCCAGGAGAATCGATCCAGGAGGCGGTCGACGCCGCCCGCCCCGGCGACACCGTCGTCGTCCTGCCCGGCACCTACCGCGAGAGTGTGCTGATCACCACGCCGGGCCTGACGCTGCGCGGAACGGGCGAGCGTACGGTTCTCGCACCCCAGGCGGCCGGGACATCCGCCGAGGCACCCGCCGGGACATCCGCCGAGGCGCCCGCCGGGACGACGCCCGCCAAGACCACACAGGGAGCTCCCGCCGCCGCCAAGGGGCCGAGGGCGGTCAACGCGTGTGCGGCGGGCGGCAACGGCGTCTGCGTCGTGGGTACCGAGAAGAACCCCGTCGACGGCGTCCGGATCCGCGCGCTCACCGTCACCGGCTTCACCAAGAACGGAGTCTGGGCGTCCCGGACCGACGGGCTCTCCGTCCGCAGGGTGACCGCCCGGGACAACGGGACCTGGGGCATCGCCCAGGAGCACTCGACCCGCGCCGACATCAGGCGCAACACCGCCACCGGCAACGGCGACGCGGGAATCTTCGTCGCGAACGCGGTCAACGAGGAGGGCGGAGCCACGGACACCGGCGGGACGACCATCGCGGACAACGCGGTGAGCGGCAACCGCATCGGCGTCACCGTACGTCGGGTCAGGAACCTCCTGATCGACGACAACACCATCACCGGCAACTGCAGCGGGATCTTCGTCGTGGGCGACGAGTCCAAGCCCGCGGCCGGTGCGATGACGATCAGCGGCAACCGCATCGTGAAGAACAACAAGCTCTGCGCGGCGACCCCGCGCCTCTCGGCGATCCAGGGGTCCGGCATCGTCCTGACCGGCAGCGAGAGCACGGTGGTGCGGTCCAACGTCATCCAGGACAACGCGGGCTCCACCGACTTCTCCGGCGGCATCCTGCTCCTCAAGAGCTTCGTGGGCGCCCTCAACACCGACAACACCGTCCAGGACAACCTCGTGAGCGGCAACAGCCCGGCCGATCTCGCCGACCGCGACACCTCGGGCACCGGCAACACCTTCGTCGGCAACACCTGCGCCACCTCCGTACCGGCCGGGATGTGCGCCGAATGACCAACCACCCCCGCGCCAGGAGGAACGAGACGGCATGACCACCGTGAGCCCCACCCCCGAGACCAGCCCCGAGAAGGCATCGCTCACCTCCACCCTCGCCGCGCCCCACGTCCACGCGGGCACCCCGGCCCCGCCGCCGTCCATGCGCCTGCGGGAGCTCGCCTTCGGAGCGGCCTGCGCCGCGGCCGTCCGCGCGGCGGCCCGGCTGGGTGTCGCGGACGCCCTCGGTGAGACCCCGGCCTCCGCGGCCGAGCTCGCCCTCGTGGTGGACGCCGAGCCCGTACCGCTGCGGCGCCTGTTGCGAGCGCTGACCTGCTACGGCGTCTTCGCCGAGACGGAGGACGGCAAGTTCGTCCACACCGAGACGTCCCGGCTGCTGCGCGAGGACGACCCCCAGAGCCTGCGCTACATCTCCCTGTGGTGCACCGAGCCCTGGACCTGGGACGTCTGGCCGCGTCTGGAGGACGCGGTGCGCTCCGGCACGAGCGTCTTTCCCGAGACCTTCGGCAAGGGCTTCTTCGACTACCTCCACCAGGACGCCGGCGAGTCCGCCCACGTGTTCAACCGGGCGATGACCACCTCCAGCGTGCAGTCCGCACGTGACGTCGCCGAACTCCTCGACCTGACCGGCGTCTCCTCCGTCGCCGACATCGGCGGCGGCCAGGGACACGTGCTCGCCAGCCTGCTGGAGAAGCACCCCTCGGTCCGGGGAACCCTCATGGACCTGCCGGGCGTCGTGGCCCGCGCGGACGCGCGGCTGCGGGACGGCGGCCCGCTCGCCGACCGGGTGCGGATCGTGGCAGGTGACTGCCGCGAGGACATCCCGTTCGAGGTCGATCTCTACATCATCAAGAACATCCTCGAATGGGACGACGAGAGCACCCGCAGGGCCCTCGGAAACGTCGTCGCCGCGGCCCGCCCCGGCGCCCGCGTGGTGATCATCGAGAACCTCGTCGACGACACCCCGTCGATGCGGTTCACCACCGCCATGGACCTGCTGCTCCTGCTCAACGTCGGGGGAGCGAAGCACACCAGGGAGAGCTTGCTCGCACGCATGTCCGAGGCGGGCCTCCAGGTGGGCGAGATCCACCCGGTCAACGCCTACCTCCACGCCTTCGAGTGCACCGTGCCGTAAACCGGCCGCGCGACCGAAACGCCCCGGGTCCGGCACCGAAGTGCCGGACCCGGGGCGTTTCGCTGTGCGCGGGAGCGAGTCCTACCGCTGCCACGTGTAGAACGGCTGGGCCATCGCGTCCTTCGGACCGCGCCAGGTCTGCGGGTCGTACGGGCTCACGAAGGCGGTGAGCCGGTCGCTGATGGCCTTGAACTCCGGGTGCTCCGTCACCTTCGCGATCTCCGGGCCCGGAGGGC
The DNA window shown above is from Streptomyces sp. NBC_00247 and carries:
- a CDS encoding right-handed parallel beta-helix repeat-containing protein, whose translation is MRTKHMKCLAGVTAVTATVLGLSAVPTAASGHHEHVVHPGESIQEAVDAARPGDTVVVLPGTYRESVLITTPGLTLRGTGERTVLAPQAAGTSAEAPAGTSAEAPAGTTPAKTTQGAPAAAKGPRAVNACAAGGNGVCVVGTEKNPVDGVRIRALTVTGFTKNGVWASRTDGLSVRRVTARDNGTWGIAQEHSTRADIRRNTATGNGDAGIFVANAVNEEGGATDTGGTTIADNAVSGNRIGVTVRRVRNLLIDDNTITGNCSGIFVVGDESKPAAGAMTISGNRIVKNNKLCAATPRLSAIQGSGIVLTGSESTVVRSNVIQDNAGSTDFSGGILLLKSFVGALNTDNTVQDNLVSGNSPADLADRDTSGTGNTFVGNTCATSVPAGMCAE
- a CDS encoding extracellular solute-binding protein, producing MKIRFIPTAVALAATCALTACDSSSSGSDQSDGPATLTVWIMKDSVSDAYLQRFEKDFETQHQGTDLDIQIQEWDGIGEKITAALASKDAPDVLEVGNTQVAQYAQSGGVLDLSDKVSDLQGADWLPGLAEPGKVDGKQYGIPWYAANRVVIYNKDLFAKAGVTAPPTTREEWLETTGKLDMGGTQGIYLPGQNWYTLAGFVWEEGGELAVKDGNTWRGALDSPEALKGMEFYKRLQALGKGPKDSDEAKPPQADVFAKGDVAQIIAVPGGAKIVEQANPALAGKLGFFPIPGKTAGKPGATFTGGSDLIVPVASAHQKAAYEVIAALAGEKEQTELARTMSYVPNRTSLAGVLKDDEGDAAMAAAAAQGRATPNSPEWAAVEATNPVKEYMTAVLTGTDPAKAAKTASDAISKTLNP
- a CDS encoding GntR family transcriptional regulator, translating into MQNSSSGSGGVLKRERVREHLLGLIEVRRPGDAIPSERTLSAELGVSRPTLRAAVDELVATGQLVREHGRGMFVAPAKITQELVSDDAAFVVPRAAGTWSSRLLQLDTIRAGARIGRKLRVSPAAEVLYIARLRLVDGSPMAIEHLHIPAELVPSLTPQELEAGDLYDHLREHHHVHVDQAVQSIEPTVINEAEAAVLDMPVLSPALLIERLTTDTAGRPVEYVHSLYRGDRYRIVSRLALGTSAPRPGSEGHHPGIPPGDFAHGDIITSSTTGDAH
- a CDS encoding methyltransferase, with the protein product MTTVSPTPETSPEKASLTSTLAAPHVHAGTPAPPPSMRLRELAFGAACAAAVRAAARLGVADALGETPASAAELALVVDAEPVPLRRLLRALTCYGVFAETEDGKFVHTETSRLLREDDPQSLRYISLWCTEPWTWDVWPRLEDAVRSGTSVFPETFGKGFFDYLHQDAGESAHVFNRAMTTSSVQSARDVAELLDLTGVSSVADIGGGQGHVLASLLEKHPSVRGTLMDLPGVVARADARLRDGGPLADRVRIVAGDCREDIPFEVDLYIIKNILEWDDESTRRALGNVVAAARPGARVVIIENLVDDTPSMRFTTAMDLLLLLNVGGAKHTRESLLARMSEAGLQVGEIHPVNAYLHAFECTVP
- a CDS encoding carbohydrate ABC transporter permease, producing MSARPVRVVLRGLPLKAGALVVFGLSVFPVYWMILTAFKPTSDIQAETPVFLPTSLTLEHFSDAVTADGFWSFWRNSLLVTTGCVLLALVVALGAAFAVARMRWRGRRGFVLMVFVAQVAPWEALLIPMYVIARDTDMLDRLTTLTLVYFMITLPFTIVTLRSFLSAIPAELEEAAQVDGCTRAAAFRRVTFPLLAPGLLATSLFGFITAWNEFAFANMLIIKNQDDRTLPVWLSSFSNVFGTDWGATMAASTLFALPVLVLFLVLQRRVATGMTGGAVKG
- a CDS encoding carbohydrate ABC transporter permease; amino-acid sequence: MDASRARGRGGRRAGVPATLWPYLLIAPTVIGFAFLLAYPLARNLLISFQHYGMAELIRGNADFAGLGNYSAILRDGEFWQVARRTLWWTTVNVTLIMVIGTGVALMLQRLGKRMRTLVLVGLVLAWASPVIATTTVFQWLFSSRLGVVNWVLVRLGFDSFQDYSWFAHGTAAFTVLVLLVVWQSVPFVAITLHSALTTVPAELFESARIDGAGGWRIFRSVTLPVLRPIFGLVLSLEVIWVFRCFAQIWAVTKGGPSGATTTLPVYAYQVAQSLHRYDLGAAAATLTVLVLIGALILYFRQMFRQEAEL